TTGCACAGCCAACGGCAGGCCAGCCTGGCAGGCAGAGAGATTGCCTTCAAGTTTTCAGCTGGATTAGGGGAGGGAGGCACAGTGTAAAACAAAAGTCTGATAGTGTGTTTGCATTGActagaaataaacacaaacaggCATGCCAGGTCAGCTCTGACCATGATACATTGCAGTGATGttgaggtgatttttttttcaggcattgCTGGCATAACTGCTCTTCTCGCCCTGATTTAGCTGTGGGATGTAATGCAACTAACTTATCAGCTatttaagaaagctttttttttaaaaaaaaaaaccactgttCTAAATTATGACCATAGTAAACTTGAAGTTATTTTCTGCATACACCGGTATTCCAGTCCTCTTTAAATGTCAGGaatttgctgtgaaaaaaattGGGCAACTGTTACCTTTACTGATGTGATTGCATAAGGCTCAACATTTCCTGCTTAAAACAGGTATCATTAATATCCCGTTTTTTAAGAATATGCCTGTGCAGCAACTGTGTAGCCCTCCCTGTACTTCCCTGGTGCAGCAGTGCCTTGAGAGAAACATAAAAGCCTCCTGAGGCCCTACCACTGGGCTAAGCCCCGTTGCTGACGCCTGAAATGTCTCATTGCCACTGTGGCTCAAAGGTGAGGAGAAAGCCTCAATGTAGATTTTCATCAGATGCAAGTATTACAAATACGGATTTGTCAACATAGGTTTCGTTCATGGTTGTCTCTGTATTAACTCTCACTGATTTATTGTGGGATGTTTGGGGCTTTCTGGTGGTAGCATGTGGAACTGAGATAAAGGTTTTATCTtccttgtatttcagttttcccaGTAGTTAAATAGCAGTATTGTATTCTTACTGGAACAAGTACCACAGTTTTTGGAAAACACTacaagacagaaatgaaagttAACATGAAAATTGAATATTTATTCTTGATTTTACTATTATGCTTCTGCAAAAAATAGGAATAAACCTGAttaatttttcactgctttttttctcatgaagTTCATGAAACATGAagttcagatttattttgatttttcttttcataggtGTTGGTAGTGGCATGGTTTATCTGCCTGCGGTGGTCATGGTAGGAcagtattttcagaagagaagagcACTTGCACAAGGACTGAGTACCACAGGTACAGGGTTTGGAGCTTTTTTAATGACAGCCTTACTGAAGTATCTCTGCAGGGAATTTGGGTGGAGGAATGCCATGTTCATTCAAGGTGCAATCTCCCTCAACCTTTGTGTCTGTGGGGCACTTATGAGACCACTATCCCACAAAgatgttaatgaaaaatatgttgtgAGACGTAATAGTGAAAATAATCAGGCAAAAGCTCTGTCCCATTCTGCAGAGACTTTAAAATCTAATGGAGTCATCAGtgaagaaacagacaaaaaagaagaGGCAACAAATGAAGAAGTGCTTGACAGTGTTAAGCACATAGAAACTGAAGGTAAATCTAGAAGTGGAAAGAGTATGTATGGACTGCTTGTTCTTAAGACAGCAAGCCAGCTGACGGTTACGGTCAGGAAGGGCTTTGGAATCTGGTACTCCAGTTACTTTGGAGCTGCATCGTTGTTTACCAACAGAGTATTTGTGGCCTTTGTAATTTGGGCTTTGTTTGCCTATAGCAGCTTTGTCATTCCCTTTATTCATCTTCCAGAGATAGTCAAGCAGTACAATTTATCTAGTCAGAACAATATATTTCCATTGACATCCATTATTGCCATTGTGCATATTTTTGGTAAAGTGATCCTTGGAATCATCTCTGATCTCCCTTGCATCAGCACTTGGAATGTCTTCCTCATGGCTAACGTCACCCTGGTCACCTGCATTCTTACTTTGCCACTAATGCAAACATACATTAGTCTGGCTGTGATTTGTGCTCTAATAGGATTTTCTAGTGGCTATTTTTCCCTAATGCCTGTTGTGACTGAAGATTTAGTTGGAACTAAACACCTTGCAAATGCCTATGGCATCATCATCTGTGCCAATGGAGTATCTGCATTGCTTGGACCACCCTTTGCAGGTAAAATGTTCAAATTTCTGACCAGcagttatttgttttataaccATCTGACTTGTTATGTTATTAAGCTTTCTTATGCTATGAACATTaacaaaattacagcttttctAGAATGGACTGTAACATCCAGCTTTCCATTGCACATATAAAGAACACATTTGCTGCTTACTATTCACACACTACAAATTACCATCCTTGTAAACAACCCCAAATCTATTACAAGCTGTCCTTTCAATGGTATGTTTCTTTAAGATattaccattttttaaaatgacaaaggaTAACcaatttttatgtgtttgtgtaGTATATGCGCTGTATCACATATACAGTTAGGcctagatgaaaatggtgaaTAGCTTTCAGGGTACGCAGGTGTTTGTAGTATTAGCCTCAAGAATTATAAAGTGTGTCTGGGCTTCACCATTCGAAGCTGGATGTGTTGGTTTGACTGACATGGCTTTGCCTTCCTTCAGCCAGTGGTATCTCCTTTTGGGACCGCACTCCTTGCAATCTCTTTACTGGTATAcacagcagaaggcaggagTGTATGTGGTGTTATCCCTAAAGTTACTGAGGTGTAAGCAAACATTCATTataaattttttttcatagacaGATGTGGCGAAGTATGGTGGGGAGAGTTACAGGTACTGATGGTCAATACTGTAGCCAGACCGTGGCAGTCTGTTACAGATACGCAAACCAGAAGAAAGCTGTAAGAAGCCTTGTAGCTAACGGCCCTGGTCAGCCAGGACTGGCACTCGGCTGAATGAAAGCCAGCTCTACCATGAGCAGCGCAGGAAAGCTTAGAACGCTCTCACTTCATCTCCCCAGCACTGAGTAAGCTGAAATGACTTAGGAGAAAGCTCATTTAGTATCCTTTGATAAGCAGCAGGTTTTACTCTACCATATCTTCTTTTAGCACCTCTCAGTCTGTGCTGAACATATCTTTGTATTTGGTCATTAGTAAGGAAGCAAATTGGATGCAATTAGCtggtgtaaaaaaaaagtttctgatcTTGAGATTACATGGCAATGCAGCCGGAATTAAATGAGAGAATTTTGCTATTTTGGGTTCTCAAACctttttgaagtaattttaatgttttgttgttgttgttgttgtttttttttttttttttttttttttttttttgtttgtttgtttgtttgttttttgtttcaaaggaaTTAGGGTTGGAATGAGAGTAATTGCAGTACCAGgactttcttttgaaaagtcTTTTATCAGTACATGAGTCTTTGAGCAAGCTATTGGGAATGCACAAGGCACAGAATTCAGGCTAGCCTGCATGACACAGTAGCAGTATGGGgcatttttccaaagaaaatggtAGGGTGGAAAAAGTAATTGGTTTGGGACTCCAAAATGTCAAAAGTCAGACCCGTTGTActaatttatctgaaaaagtACAGTTTTACAGTGAAGATTGCTCATATTCTTAGGATGGCACATAGCTAAACCCATTTTAAGACTTCCATAAAAATTCAGTGAGGGAATAGGTATTGCAGCTGTTTTGGGTTATGGTGAGTGAACAAGAGGTTTTGTtaacacatttctgtttgtagCATCTAGAGGAGAAGACAAtcaacacttctttttttcctttttttttttttttttcctgcaaaccAACTAAGGATTTGACTGAAATGTCATGTAAGAAATCTGCAAGACCATTCATATACTCCCATACAATTTATCTTTTTGTCAAGCTTTGTAATGAACATGTTTTGTCCTTATTTTGCAGGTTGGATCTATGACATCACacataaatatgatttttctttttacatatgTGGCTTGCTGTACCTGGTGGggatattatttttatttattcaaccTTATATTGGAAAGAAGCAACCACAAGAAAAGTCTACTGAAGAGGAACAAGTATAGAACaaatttcagactttttatagaatttatttctttccatgtttctaCTGTACAGCAGTATAAAGCTGAAACCAACCACATTGAATTGTACTTAAGTGAAAAGCAAATGTGCTCCAAAATGCTAATAAATTATtagaaatatgcttttaaaatgacttaAGATCTTTTACTTCAGAACTAACAAATATAGAGAATAAAAGCACACTGACAGTCTTCTAAAATTGGATCAGAGCtggaattaaattttaatttaacctTAATTCTTTTAACTTTTCACTGCTAACCATTGGTGAAACTCCACTGACTGCAGTGCAGTTACTCCTGATTTACACTAGTCCTACAATCAAATTTGATCAGGATACAAATGATTTATAAAAATCCTTCCTATTATGTATTCTATCTGATATAAGATTAGTTAGTAAATATGAGAAAATGACTGTATTTCTTACCTGGCTAGTGCTGCTGAATTGCTAGTATAATACTTCAATTAATTCAATGTATTAAAATTTGCTATTCTACGAtgcaaagctgaagaaaagttcagaaagatttttctgaaaggGTTCTCTACTTCAAGTACTTcaaggttttttatttttagtgtttttttttttttctttttttctttttttctatttttatatatcaaCTGCATGGTAAAGTAGCCATCCTCAATACATGGACTGCATTAGAAATGCTCTGACACTTAATGCAcctgaagtaaaacaaacataaaagcaaatcCTGAGATCTGATGGAAAATACTAATTTGATTCTTCAACAGAAATGATAAGCAGCAACATTTCTGATGATCTGTTCCACTAGTTGCACATGCATGAGTTGCCACATTCAGATAGAGCAATTTCTAATTTCAGATTCAACAACTTCAATAGTTACTCACAGTTTATATTGATGTAACTGAGCACAGAATTTGTACCTCTGTATATACAGTCTTCTAGTTTTGCTTATGAGATTTAGCTATGTTACTATGAACCACATCTGATCTAAATTGCCATAGTTGTATTAACtgacctggagctgctgctgatcATACCTATATCAGGTACAGAGACACCTGAGATGAGAACAAATaccttctgtatttttacaggCATGCTTTGGAAAGATAAACTTTGTCTGACTCGTTTGCAGTGTTTTAggatacagaaataatttacttAAATGCACAATGGCTCCTTTAtcataaaaaatctgaaatttaagaGAGAAAATCTTTTGTTATGGTATACCCAGGTTCTTAAGCCTGCCTTATGGTTTGATACCTTACAGTGGAAGTATCCCACCATGATTCCAAAGACTGGAGGATATTTCCAGAAGCAGTTAGAAGTTTCTGTCTGCTTTCTGGATGGGACAGGTAAAAGTATTAAAGAAACAGAGCTGGGCAAAATGGCAAAATGAGCCAAATATAGTTTTAGAAAGAACTGGACTACAGCATGTTAAGTTTTGTTACAATtaattttagaacaaaaatattgaattatGATCACTTGTGTTGCTGTATACAAGCACACCACAAACTATCTAAGACTGGTCATGTTTTAGATGATTATTCACTAGAAAATCAGATGTTGCAAAGCATGGAAGAACTAAgacaatgtaaaatatttaaataaaatttcttaaaCAACGTTAAGCATCTGGTAATTAATGCAGAATATTTTGTGTGATGCTACAAGACATCATACACCTCAGCTGTGAGAGGTGAGGCTGATATTAATTTTCCTATATCaaataaaagtgtttgtttgttttcctcctgctagctttatgaatattttttcatgacaAATCAAGTACTTGGTTTAACACTAATACATGCTGctagaatttaaaaacaattggTATTATTCACTTATATTGAAGAAATATTGGCACGCAGTTCAGTGTGAAATATTATCACTATACAGACATTCTCTGTAGCTGCAcggttgattaaaaaaaagttctgaacCTCAAATCCCATTGTTCTGTATCGTAATTCACCAACTTAGCTGTGCACTTTTACAACTGTTGGCAGGGACATACTTTGAAATAGGTCACTGAAGTGAACAAAGTTAAACATAAAACcctcaagaaaaaacaaactaccTTAAGATCAGTTCTCTGATACAATATTTATGGCCTATGAAATTGTCGTTACAACAACTGAGATGGCAGTGAACTGCAACATGTGGCATGAACAAACAGCCAGTAATTTcttaaaatcagcttttttgCTACAGAAAATCTTCATATGAACTTCACTGACATCAGTTCTTTAGTTACAGATTTAGTTACAGGTTTGTCTTGGTGTGAATGCTGCTACTAGCTTATCAGCTATCTTTCATTGGTGAAATAGATGTATTAAAGTGATTATTTGTTAATCACTTTAATTTGTtaagtgtttgtttatttgttaagTACCTGTTATACTTAAAGCTTCACTTTGCCTTTAGCTAAAATCAACTTTGCATATTATGTAATGAATAATACGTTGTTCACTTCTGATATCTGCAACATACCTTCTTATACAAGTCCTTAATGGGctgtaaaatgggaataaacATACATTACCCTAAAATTCACTTTCTGTTCATTTACTGATTAAGTTAATTtcttaaacatgaaaatgaagattCCCCTGAAAAATGGTTGTTCTCATTTCTGATAACAGAAGGGACAGATACATGATTATTTAAAGAGGCAGAAAGGTGGGCACACAAATCAGAGTGAAATTAGGATTTTAAGTAGTATTAACTCAGTCTATATTGGCTAGCATAGTTTCTGAACCTGAAACTGCCTAAATCTGTTTTGATGTCACAACTTAACAAAAAAGTAATTGGTGGTAAATTTACAGAAAGTGAGAATAAAGGGTCTGTTGCTTAGTAGCTCTGCTCACATACCATATTTCTTAAAGACATCTCTAAAGCAAAGTTACCCTTTACAGTGTTTTAttacacagaacagaaatttcaTGAATACAGTATTTTATGCAGATCACAAAGTTTTGTCATTGTTCTGAAAGGAAATAGTCACAAGGAGCAAAGAATGCATTATTGGTGTAACGTGGAAATTTTCTACCTAAAGAACTATAATCATCAAATTCTTCAAGAATATTGATATGTAGTTGTAGGacaaaataatgtatatataaattaacAAACATCTTGTAAGAACTAAAATGCAGCtttataaagatataaaaatatacagaaacactgtatttatttttaatgaatttacaaaattcatatttaatacttgacattttttaaaaagttgtaaaTATACGCGTTTAAACACCCTTCAGATATTACACTTAAAATACTGCAATCACTGTTTTTAATGCTCAGATCTTAAGTCTAGTCAATGACAAATGGTGTCTTAATCGATCAGTACTTTCAGAGCAACAATATTTAGCCTCTTAATTAGTGAAGCTGATTGTTGTGGTAAGGCTATAATTCAGTAAAAactgctttcagtttaaagcaCTCTTAACTAACCATCATTACAGTTTCATAAGATAGCAAATGTCTCCTATCAAGTATACAACTCCACCAATAGAAATCAAATACTTTTAGAAGTTGCTGCATCAGCAACATCAAGGAAAACTTCTGcctcaaggaaaaagaaaaaaagcatgattttgATGGATTGTGCAGGATGAGGAAGACCATTTGATTGATACCCTCGGTCACCGAAGAAATTTCTTCCTGttgaaaaaatgattatttgcttgaaaattagaaaagaatttaaaatatttcaaaatacatcaaaCTCTGGAACCAGCTACATGTTACTCACCCATAACCATTGAAAATTTACCATGGTGGACAGTAAAATCCTCAGCATTCACCATCCACTTTTGTAGGACAAAAAGATTGCTGACTTTCTGCCCTATTCTGTATAGGTAACGATACAGAACAAAATACGGAAGTCAGAAGGATGAAGTACAAAGGAACCACCACCTCTTCTACTATTAGTATCTTACGACGCTGAGGATAATACGATTTCAGGATGTCTAACATGTTAAAGGTTGTATTATTTACATGTTGCTTCTAGTACGACGTGTTTTGTTGTTACTCTTTTAATCCTTTAATTAATCTGCTTTCTCTAATAAGGATGAAAAGTCAGTATATATGACCTGACAAGTAGCAAGCCCACACCTTACAATGGTTACGTCaatgaaaaatgcatctttACTCAGTTTCTTGGTTTTAAGCATCTTGTTTCTGCCTccttcagagctgcagctgtaGCTGAATTCTGGttgtggagaaaaaatgtttccagccCATTTCCAGTGCAAGATCTTTGATTTCAGGTGTAATCGTATCATACAAGTTctccacaattttttttttatttttttttttatcattgtgTATTACTGTTACATGTCTAGTTGTAAGAGAAAGTAAAGGCCTAAAATCATCATTTGGCTTATTCATTCCTAACTGATCATTTTATTTGCACAAAATGTGATCAGACAACACAGCCACCAAATACAGGGGTCACTCTCGGTGTAAGCTGCTTGCCTGCTGTCTTGGAAGATGCAGCATTAGGAACAACTCACAGTAATGTCAGCGGAAGTTTTGCCCAGTGCTATTGACGCAAGATATGACACTTCTGTGAAACGTGGAGTTTCATTTGGTATGACATCGAAGGCCTCTCTACCACACTACAAACAGGGCAGATGTAATGCCACAGACTTTCCTGGTATGTAATTCCTATGGTCCCACTGAAATCTGTTCAGCTGTGTAAGCTTACACTGAAAAATTTGGCAGGATGTAGAAGACAAATCGCAAATACAAACTTGTTTTATGGTAAGTAAAAGGAGCCAAATGCGTTTGTTCCTGGTCCTATTCACAATTGCATTTGGACTTATAACAGAAACACTCTTTCAGAAGCCTTAAGCAATTAAGGCCATTCCTCAGGAGATGTTTCCCCCTCTCAGAGTGCCTCCATAAACAGAATTGTGTggaaatgttacattttaaagaggcagaaaaaatgaCGTCCAGTGTTCTTTAAGTCTCTGCTCTCTTTCCCTAGCCGTTCTCCCgctcctgcagaagcagccGGCGCTCAGCCAGCAGCTCGGcccagccgcccccccccggcgccccGCTCCTGTCAGCGCCCCCAGGGCCGGGCCGGCGGTCGCGGCGCTGCCCCGGCTGCCGCCCGCGCCGGGCCCCGGGCTCCCCCTGGCGGGAGTAGCCGCCGGCAACCCGAGGCGGCCtggcccggggccggggcctgcAGGGTGGTGCTGCCCGCTCGGGCCGCCTGAGGTCCTCTACAAAATAAACCGAGCCTGAGCCCGAGCTTGCGCCGGGAAGCACTGAGAGGCCTCTGACAGCGCCTTTGGAAAACGCGGTCGGTGCCTGAGCGGCGGGGGCCAACGCAGGGCCTCCGTGCATCGTCTGTTTGAAATGCGCTGCTTCTGTGTTACTGGGGAGGAAGCGGTACCTAGAGGAAAGCGAAGGCCCTTCGAAATACAGATTGGGTACCCTGGAGAGCCGAATTTTTGCTAAACtacagggagaggagaaacGGTGTCACGCTTTGGGTAACAAAGACCAGTGCTCAGCTCAGCCTGTGAGGGTGTCAGACGGGACGGGAGCGCGGAGCCTCTGACAGTCCTGGGGCTGGGACTGTCCCTCAACACCTCCCGTCCTCGGGgctcagcagcaaggcaggacACCGGCAGGACACCCCGCGGCCAAAGGGGTCaggacacagctgctgctgacaaacCCAAGGGTGGCACGGCAGCCAGcttttccttccatccttcctGTGGAGACAGCGTGCCTGCTGCAAAAGCCTccagattttttcattttccacctTCCCTGCGCTTTTTAATTGTAATAAAAATTTGATGTCTTTATGGTAGAGTACATGTAACTTTGGTATACTGTTTTCCCCCGTTTGAAAATCTGAACGTGCTATTTCATAATTCCATACAGAACAGCACACCAACCTGCACATAAATTGGTCTGGAATTAAAACATACCATTGggacaaatttttatttttttaaaaatactgctgaaatgAGGGAATCAGAGCATGCCATTACCACTTGTAATAGGTTATTTCTTTGTGCCAAAACTTTTACTATTATGCAAGTTAATACTTTTTAGGATTTTGGTAAGTTCCAGAACATCCAAGGCTTTGTGTTAAACTAATGAAAATTTTATGGCCCTCCACAGCACCTAATCCTACTCTACTACATGCTCTGCAATTGACAGATGtgtattaataaataacataacTTCCGTCcattctcttcctctcctttaaTCACTTTTATTGTCTCATCCTTTACTTGTTACCCAGTTGCAGAATCAACCCTTTTATCCTCACACTGAAGACGTGAATTCAGCAAGCTTATCTACCTCAATCTGCCCTTCATCTCTAAATTCATGACATGCACTCTATTCTTATCTCgacattttcttctgcactgtCTGTACACTGCCTTGTATGTTTTGTGCTCACTTGCACTCACACTCAATAAACTCACACCCACTAAAGAACCTGTAATGTCTTTCCAGCCATACCATAGGAACAGCTGTACAGCCACAGCCTCTTGAACTATCAGCAGTCTTTCAGAGAATTTTTCTTGAGCCACATAGACACTAAGTAATAAAAAGCCTGTGAGTAACCTCAGCCTGGCACAATTTGGAGTCTGTACTCTGTACCAGAGACATGTCCTGTTCTCCATACTAAAAGGTTAATCTGTCTCTCTGAAGCCTCTCCAGCTGTCACATCAGTTTCAAGATGACTAAACCTGTTTTATCTTCCTCCTAAGGTCTCACCATTACTTGTGCTTTCAGTAACTGTAAAACCCATAACTTGACAGGCTTCATTCTAGGTTCCTACAGCACCCCTGGGGATAAGAatcaagttatttttctctttaatatgCTTAAATGCAATTTTGAGACATTCAGAGCTGCAAAAATAATCTTCCTAGATTGTGGCTCTAAATATATTATCTTTCCATCCTTCCAATTACCTGTTGCTGCACTGAGCAAGAAGTTGGAAAGAGTGACCTCTCAAAGACCATTCCAACCCAACCTATGTTATCctatgatttttctctttttccaccAACAAATTGTTCCTCATTCTTTTGGGACTTCCAGGCTCTCTTCCCCTATTTGCTCTCCCTCATTCAGCATTGAGAGTCTACCTGTAGCTCCAATGAGCCAATAGTGACAACCTCTGTTGTTTGCCATTCAAATTTCCAATTCAGCATGTTCGTACTATTTCCCATACTCTCCTGATACTTGGAAGTAGATTCCAAGCAAGCTAGCAAGCACAAagtcatttctttctcctcttgcaCCTCTTAAAGCTCCTTCATGCAAGGTCTACAAAACTCTtgaaaaaaattctctttccttGTGTTCCTGTATTTATTCAGAATTTTAGGTCTTTTGCTAAAGGTTTAAAATGTAAGCTCTCTAGCAATAGCAATAATTTGTTGTTTATTAATGAGTCTAGCATAAGGGAATCCTGGTCTGTGGTTCGAGTTCATAGACGCTACAGTGATACAAACCATAATACAAAGCATAgcttttacatttcaaatactCAATCCTGGAAATTGTGCATAACATCCAACCATGAGTTACAGTGATATTTCCTGGATTGTTGCATTCATTACATATAACAAAAAGCCTGCAGGATAAGTGCCATTTCTCTAACAGCCTAAGATCTAGTTTTCATTCTTCACGTTTAGTTGTTTGTGTACAGATGATTATTGCGTTGTCACAAACTTAAAGTAAAGTAGACAGATTGATGATTACGGTAATATGAGatgtaacaaaaacaacatactgcaaaacaaggcaaaaattttaaaaaattatatatctatgtgtgtatgtgtacgtatatatatacatatttatatatatatatatttaccattTCAAATCTGCATGAAACTTGAGAAAGTCTGGCAATATTTTCAAGttccagaaaggaaatgatGTCCAGGAGCAATGGGACAGGAAGCCGATCCAGGAAGTCGTATTTACCCCGGCAGAGATTGAGGACATGTTCCAGAACCTTGGCACCAAACAGTACAGTAATTTgaactgtgattaaaaaaaaatcccaagagACAACAGATTTGTAAAAGCCTGAAATTTCTTCCCAATAATCTCACATTATTCacataaacaataataataataaaaaaatcagctctaattttttgcttgttttctagaaaaaagAGCACATAATATCTAAAAGTAAATATTAGGAATAGATAACATTTCCAATTCATATTGAGAGTTATCAGTATCTACAGCTTATGCAGTAAAACGTggctattaaaacaaaatggaaaaaaaaaaacaaaatcaataacACCCCCCGTACATAGAGCAAACTCATTTCAACTGAGAAAcattaaaacagcagcaaagctgaacTGAAACTTGCCCAGATCCATTTTGCCCACTTGTCCACatagatatgtatatatttacataaaatttgTGCTATTTATGCAAGAGGATGTTactaaaagaactgaaaaattactTTAGCTGCATGCTGTGGGGAAAATGATGGCTCTGACATGAGAAGTCCCTCCAGTTATGCTTCTTATCTTGCATAAAACCAGTAACATAAAATTGAAGACCATCATCCTCCATAGTGACATGACATTTTTTTGACTTATTCACATCGAGATCCAGTACAACACCAAATTCTTTTTCTATGGATCTGCTACTTAATGAGCTTCTTCCCATCCTGCATGCATACAGTTGattatttctgcttcagtttctgCCTTGGAACTTGTTGTTTAGAACTTAACAGTTTCTTCAGATCATTTATCTAATTTATCAActtgctttgaaataaattttaataatgtGACATAGTTTGgctattttagaaatatatttagctGTATTTATATTGACTTATATACGTGTATGCCAATTACTGTAGACCTAACAATGGAAGTTACTCCAGAACTCCAGGTTTTCTGCAAGATTTTTATCCTAAGAGTGCTGCATACTACTTGATGACTTGTACTCTTTGTTCATTCACCCAGAAATTTAGATCTCTCTTCTTTTGGCCTACACTACCAcgaattaattttccttccttgtaaAACCATAATGAAAATCTAAGCATACACAAAATCTTGCTCTTATCTCTTGCTTTATTGAGATTATGAGATGAAATACGGTATCTTGAACTTCACtatccaaaaagaaaacaaaaatcaaaacaaagatgGATATGTATAGTTGTATTACTAGTTGATATAAGTTTACTAGACTGTGAATGTTCATTCTagaatgtttatttcttaaGTTTTCCATTGGATACGTCAAATGCTTGTATAGGATATTGATTAAATGTTCCATTTCCATGGGGTCTATTCTTCCTAACCCCActagaaataatttaaacttaaaaaacaaaacaaaacagattttctcaaaataaataaataaataaataaataaataaatctgtgaatACTCAGATGAGGAACAGGTTAATTCCCCTAGCAGGAGTCAAAAAGGAGCTGTAAAAATATCTGATTGTATGGAATGGCAACAGCTATGGTTGGAAATAATATCAATATGACAGTACAGCagctgaacaaaataaaatatctgtattttatgttaaaattttaCTAAAAACCAATGGGAAATCTCCACgcataattttaaatgcaattttagaaaaaggaagaaataactaAATGTTAGGAAGGAAGAACAGCTGTGGCTTTCAATACTTCCTATAGGATACAAAACCTCTGAATAATCCCATCAACAGAGACTTTTCTATTATC
The DNA window shown above is from Aythya fuligula isolate bAytFul2 chromosome 9, bAytFul2.pri, whole genome shotgun sequence and carries:
- the SLC16A14 gene encoding monocarboxylate transporter 14 isoform X1, which encodes MQNTVEKMYPSREDIGYDFGDDSKVGSKPIKPNPNIDGGWAWMIVLSSFLVHILIMGSQMALGILNMEWLEEFNQSRGLTAWVSSLSMGITLIVGPFIGLFITMCGCRKTAIIGGILNALGWILSAYASNVHYLFLTFGVTAGVGSGMVYLPAVVMVGQYFQKRRALAQGLSTTGTGFGAFLMTALLKYLCREFGWRNAMFIQGAISLNLCVCGALMRPLSHKDVNEKYVVRRNSENNQAKALSHSAETLKSNGVISEETDKKEEATNEEVLDSVKHIETEGKSRSGKSMYGLLVLKTASQLTVTVRKGFGIWYSSYFGAASLFTNRVFVAFVIWALFAYSSFVIPFIHLPEIVKQYNLSSQNNIFPLTSIIAIVHIFGKVILGIISDLPCISTWNVFLMANVTLVTCILTLPLMQTYISLAVICALIGFSSGYFSLMPVVTEDLVGTKHLANAYGIIICANGVSALLGPPFAGWIYDITHKYDFSFYICGLLYLVGILFLFIQPYIGKKQPQEKSTEEEQV
- the SLC16A14 gene encoding monocarboxylate transporter 14 isoform X2 gives rise to the protein MYPSREDIGYDFGDDSKVGSKPIKPNPNIDGGWAWMIVLSSFLVHILIMGSQMALGILNMEWLEEFNQSRGLTAWVSSLSMGITLIVGPFIGLFITMCGCRKTAIIGGILNALGWILSAYASNVHYLFLTFGVTAGVGSGMVYLPAVVMVGQYFQKRRALAQGLSTTGTGFGAFLMTALLKYLCREFGWRNAMFIQGAISLNLCVCGALMRPLSHKDVNEKYVVRRNSENNQAKALSHSAETLKSNGVISEETDKKEEATNEEVLDSVKHIETEGKSRSGKSMYGLLVLKTASQLTVTVRKGFGIWYSSYFGAASLFTNRVFVAFVIWALFAYSSFVIPFIHLPEIVKQYNLSSQNNIFPLTSIIAIVHIFGKVILGIISDLPCISTWNVFLMANVTLVTCILTLPLMQTYISLAVICALIGFSSGYFSLMPVVTEDLVGTKHLANAYGIIICANGVSALLGPPFAGWIYDITHKYDFSFYICGLLYLVGILFLFIQPYIGKKQPQEKSTEEEQV